Proteins from a single region of Oncorhynchus keta strain PuntledgeMale-10-30-2019 chromosome 20, Oket_V2, whole genome shotgun sequence:
- the LOC118399366 gene encoding ubiquitin carboxyl-terminal hydrolase MINDY-1-like: MADSEIVRGDLLSVVKDDCSLTEAISEEGGHAPGSSVAKESHKAEPLDCEDSTEVPSVKTPIMEAEGSGKHSGTALTPAATCAVVSENGTTEDAQSTPQSQTLTEVNGESSEAMFGRPDENSQSATSDSPSFSIRSLEFFEGNTGNDEPLSSYSALGDEGRSPSADVPGLVGDVLAAAATGGATAAPEPMTPAYYFVKWITWKEKKTPIITQSENGPCPLLAIMNTLFLRWKAKLPAQTEVVTTEDLMAHLGECVLSIKPREKAEGMELNFQQNMSDAMAVLPKLSTGLDVNVRFTGVSDFEYTPECIAFDLLDIPLYHGWLVDPQSPEMVAAVGKLSYNQLVEKIIGYKHSEDSSRVSEGLVAEQFLECTATQLSYHGLCELNTKVKEGELSVFFRNNHFSTMIKHKGHLYLLVTDQGFLQEEGLVWESLHNVEGDGNFCNSDFRLCHPPQRSVLVTQPDSLTPQQQQRQIDQDYLVAMSLQQQQGVAPGPLSDLDLARRLQEEEYQKQQQQQQKQGPSQAPAQQVRRQLAAKPGGQRRREKKDDSDCAIL, from the exons ATGGCAGATTCTGAGATAGTCAGAGGAGATCTCCTGAGCGTTGTCAAAGATGACTGCTCTCTGACAGAGGCCATTTCTGAGGAGGGTGGCCATGCACCAGGGTCCTCTGTAGCTAAAGAAAGCCACAAAGCAGAGCCCTTGGACTGTGAAGATTCCACCGAAGTCCCATCAGTCAAGACCCCAATTATGGAAGCAGAAGGTTCTGGCAAACACAGTGGAACCGCACTCACGCCAGCCGCCACGTGTGCCGTCGTGTCTGAAAACGGCACAACAGAAGACGCTCAATCCACCCCGCAGAGCCAAACTCTGACCGAAGTGAACGGGGAGAGCTCAGAGGCCATGTTTGGAAGGCCGGACGAGAATAGCCAGTCGGCTACAAGcgactctccttccttctccatcCGCAGCCTGGAGTTCTTCGAGGGCAACACCGGGAATGACGAGCCATTGTCGTCCTACTCTGCCCTGGGCGACGAGGGCCGCTCCCCCTCTGCTGATGTCCCCGGCCTGGTCGGTGACGTCCTGGCTGCCGCAGCCACGGGAGGGGCCACCGCCGCCCCAGAGCCCATGACGCCGGCCTACTACTTTGTGAAATGGATCACCTGGAAGGAGAAGAAGACACCCATCATCACGCAGAGTGAGAACGGGCCCTGTCCCCTGCTGGCCATCATGAACACCCTGTTTCTGCGCTGGAAG GCCAAGCTACCCGCCCAGACAGAAGTAGTCACCACAGAGGACCTGATGGCTCACCTTG GAGAGTGCGTATTGTCCATCAAACCCAGGGAGAAGGCTGAGGGAATGGAGCTCAACTTTCAGCAG AACATGAGTGATGCCATGGCAGTTCTGCCAAAGCTGTCCACGGGCCTTGACGTCAACGTGCGCTTCACAGGCGTGTCGGACTTTGAGTACACACCAGAGTGTATCGCCTTTGACCTGCTGGATATCCCACTCTACCATGGCTGGCTGGTGGACCCTCAG AGCCCTGAGATGGTGGCAGCAGTGGGAAAGCTAAGCTACAACCAGCTGGTAGAGAAGATCATCGGCTACAAGCATTCAGAAGACAGCAGCCGTGTCAGTGAAG GTTTGGTGGCAGAGCAGTTTCTGGAGTGCACAGCGACCCAGCTATCGTACCACGGACTTTGTGAGCTCAACACTAAAGTCAAGGAGGGCGAGCTGTCCGTATTCTTCAGAAACAACCACTTTAGCACCATGATAAAGCACaag GGCCACCTGTACCTGCTGGTGACAGACCAGGGCTTCCTGCAGGAGGAGGGGCTAGTGTGGGAGAGCCTACACAACGTGGAGGGTGACGGCAACTTCTGCAACTCAGACTTCCGCCTGTGCCACCCGCCCCAGAGGAGCGTCCTCGTAACACAGCCCGACAGTCTCACgccccagcagcagcagagacagatcGACCAG GACTACCTGGTGGCCATGTctctgcagcagcagcaggggGTGGCCCCGGGGCCCCTCAGTGACCTGGACCTGGCCAGACGGCTGCAGGAGGAGGAGTaccagaagcagcagcagcagcagcagaaacaAGGTCCCTCCCAGGCCCCAGCACAGCAG GTGAGACGTCAACTGGCAGCCAAGCCGGGAGGTCAGAGGAGACGGGAGAAAAAGGATGATTCCGACTGTGCCATATTATAG